From a region of the Phycisphaerae bacterium genome:
- a CDS encoding radical SAM protein, translating into MRHSELNASTTTPGTTPTAATPEAPPQDGTLCPFVGVPPIDAPRTDGSAQRSGQLHRPFDTIHRTAVRADGARTALECFKVAMRRYAPVQKGRAGLPWAGQWQCGGCGQTVPGELVYDAGDDSIYLSTTCAECGPRRERHHDVLFVRHPRGPRHARQPQRTHSGAPIHPIITELPKTVETLCPECACLILGRYFIHDNAVWIEKTCPEHGYFRDKVNSDVALYLKGTRAGYQDERGVYEPQVEGASACPTDCGLCNQHHSASCLAQIDLTNRCNLTCPVCFASANQAGYLAEPTYEMVVEYLRALRNQHPYPATAIQFTGGEPTLHPDFHRIVRTACEMGFSHVQIATNGLRIADPEFAARAAEAGLHTLYMQFDGLDDEQYTRLRGAPLLEKKLRAVENCRQTGMKICLVPTIVKTVNDDQVAPIFRFAVEHADVVSAISYQPVAFTGRISHAELAQKRYTLGDLAHDLAACSGADVARDFFPLNFMTPLARVMQTLDGKPKIRPSCHSDCAFGTYFFVTPDRQAIPVPKLFDMARLMHGFNELAARIEQQRPTALANWKDKLDLVLTFLGSYRWTERDFRVTPFTFMHALRGLTNKAVGRGAAGRKTYRTLMAAGMHFMDRYNYDTERIKRCVILYSTPDGMYPFCTINGGPTYRPYLEQMIAQPLA; encoded by the coding sequence ATGCGGCACTCAGAGCTGAACGCGTCAACCACGACCCCCGGCACGACTCCGACCGCGGCGACGCCCGAAGCACCGCCGCAGGACGGAACGCTGTGCCCATTCGTGGGTGTGCCGCCCATCGACGCGCCTCGCACGGACGGGAGCGCACAACGCTCCGGACAACTGCACCGGCCGTTCGATACGATCCACCGCACGGCGGTCCGTGCCGACGGCGCGCGTACGGCCCTGGAGTGCTTCAAGGTCGCGATGCGCCGGTACGCGCCCGTGCAAAAGGGTCGCGCCGGGCTGCCGTGGGCCGGCCAGTGGCAATGTGGCGGGTGCGGCCAGACCGTCCCGGGTGAGCTGGTGTACGACGCCGGCGACGACTCGATCTACCTCTCCACCACCTGTGCGGAATGCGGTCCGCGTCGTGAGCGACACCACGATGTGCTGTTCGTCCGACATCCGCGCGGTCCGCGGCACGCCCGCCAGCCACAGCGGACGCACTCCGGCGCGCCGATCCACCCGATCATCACGGAACTGCCGAAGACCGTCGAGACGCTCTGCCCGGAATGCGCGTGTCTGATCCTGGGGCGGTACTTCATCCACGACAACGCAGTCTGGATCGAGAAGACCTGCCCGGAGCATGGCTACTTCCGCGACAAGGTCAACAGCGACGTCGCGCTGTACCTCAAGGGCACGCGGGCGGGGTACCAGGATGAGCGCGGCGTATACGAACCGCAAGTCGAAGGCGCCAGCGCGTGCCCGACCGATTGCGGGCTGTGCAACCAGCATCACAGCGCCTCGTGCCTGGCCCAGATCGACCTGACCAACCGCTGCAACCTCACCTGCCCGGTGTGCTTCGCCAGCGCCAATCAGGCGGGCTACCTGGCCGAGCCGACGTACGAGATGGTCGTCGAATACCTGCGCGCGCTCCGCAACCAGCATCCGTACCCGGCGACCGCGATTCAATTCACCGGCGGCGAGCCGACGCTGCACCCCGACTTTCACCGGATCGTGCGGACTGCGTGCGAGATGGGCTTCTCGCACGTGCAGATCGCGACGAACGGACTGCGCATCGCCGATCCCGAGTTCGCGGCCCGCGCCGCCGAAGCCGGCCTGCACACGCTCTACATGCAGTTCGACGGGCTGGACGACGAGCAGTACACGCGGTTACGCGGGGCGCCGCTGCTGGAGAAGAAGCTTCGCGCGGTCGAGAACTGCCGCCAGACGGGCATGAAAATCTGCCTCGTACCCACGATCGTCAAAACGGTCAACGACGACCAGGTGGCGCCGATCTTCCGGTTCGCCGTCGAGCACGCGGACGTGGTCAGCGCCATCTCCTACCAGCCGGTCGCGTTCACCGGGCGAATCAGCCACGCCGAACTCGCGCAGAAGCGCTATACGCTGGGCGACCTGGCGCACGACCTGGCGGCGTGCAGCGGCGCCGATGTGGCACGCGACTTCTTCCCGCTGAACTTCATGACGCCGCTCGCACGGGTCATGCAGACGCTCGACGGCAAGCCGAAGATCCGGCCAAGCTGCCACAGCGATTGCGCGTTCGGCACGTATTTCTTCGTCACGCCCGACCGGCAGGCGATTCCCGTGCCGAAGCTATTCGACATGGCGCGGCTGATGCACGGGTTCAACGAGCTGGCGGCGCGGATCGAGCAGCAGCGCCCGACGGCCCTGGCGAACTGGAAGGACAAGCTGGACCTCGTCCTGACGTTCCTGGGCAGCTACCGCTGGACGGAGCGCGACTTTCGCGTCACGCCGTTCACATTCATGCATGCGCTGCGCGGGCTGACGAACAAGGCCGTGGGCCGCGGCGCAGCAGGCCGGAAGACCTACCGCACGCTGATGGCCGCGGGCATGCACTTCATGGACCGGTACAACTACGACACCGAGCGGATCAAGCGCTGCGTCATCCTCTACAGCACGCCGGACGGGATGTACCCGTTCTGCACGATCAATGGCGGCCCGACGTACCGCCCGTACCTCGAGCAGATGATCGCGCAGCCCTTGGCCTGA